One window of the Nodosilinea sp. PGN35 genome contains the following:
- a CDS encoding FAD-dependent oxidoreductase, producing the protein MGQVSSAAGRKVVVIGAGIGGLTAAALLARRGYAVRVFEQAQVAGGCASTFRRRGFTFDVGATQVAGLEPGGIHHQIFNDLDLPLPEATPCDPACAVFLPGETEPIQVWRDPAAWQAERQRQFPGSEPFWQLMQTLFQPSWRFQARQPVLPPRSPRDLWQLTQALRPDTLVTVPYTFSTVGQVLRQMGLGDAAGSVKPEAFQAGNPTSTEYRCGNRRLKTFLDLQLKLYSQVSADETAVLYAATALSMAQAPQGLWHLHGSMQVLSDSLEKALGRDGGLLQLNHGVRQIHTAQGRVTGVRVENQKTGQTWMEPADHVVANLTVQNLVQLLGDTAPRGYRRRVKALPAGSGAFVLYLGVDAAAIPDHCPPHLQFLYSYDGPIAENNTLFVSVSRPGDGRAPAGRATIVASSFTALSPWWQTDDYAAMKQTYTSDAIQRLSSYFDLRAEHLIHVEAATPRTFAHFTARDQGSVGGLGMRINTFGPFGFANRTPVSGLWLVGDCTHPGEGTAGVSYSAQTVVNQISAL; encoded by the coding sequence ATGGGTCAAGTCTCCTCAGCTGCCGGACGGAAGGTGGTTGTCATCGGTGCCGGCATCGGTGGACTGACGGCGGCGGCGCTGCTGGCTCGCCGGGGCTACGCCGTGCGGGTGTTTGAGCAAGCCCAGGTGGCCGGTGGCTGCGCTTCAACCTTTCGGCGGCGCGGCTTTACCTTCGATGTGGGGGCCACCCAGGTAGCGGGGCTAGAACCCGGGGGCATTCACCACCAAATTTTTAATGATCTCGATCTCCCCCTGCCCGAGGCTACCCCCTGCGACCCGGCCTGCGCGGTGTTTTTGCCCGGTGAAACCGAGCCCATTCAGGTGTGGCGCGACCCGGCGGCCTGGCAGGCCGAGCGCCAGCGGCAGTTTCCCGGCAGCGAACCCTTCTGGCAGTTGATGCAAACCCTATTTCAGCCCAGCTGGCGGTTTCAGGCGCGACAGCCGGTACTGCCCCCCCGCAGCCCGAGGGATCTGTGGCAGCTCACCCAGGCGCTGCGCCCCGACACCCTGGTGACGGTGCCCTACACCTTCAGCACCGTGGGCCAGGTGCTAAGGCAGATGGGGTTGGGGGACGCTGCGGGCAGCGTCAAACCGGAGGCATTTCAGGCAGGGAACCCGACTTCGACCGAGTACCGCTGCGGGAATCGCCGTCTTAAGACCTTTCTCGACCTCCAGCTCAAGCTCTATTCCCAGGTGAGCGCCGACGAAACCGCCGTGCTCTACGCCGCCACCGCTTTGAGTATGGCCCAGGCTCCCCAGGGATTGTGGCATCTGCACGGCAGCATGCAGGTGCTCAGCGACAGCCTCGAAAAAGCCCTGGGACGCGACGGCGGCCTGCTTCAGCTCAACCACGGGGTGCGGCAAATTCACACTGCCCAGGGCCGGGTGACGGGGGTGCGGGTCGAAAACCAAAAGACGGGCCAAACCTGGATGGAACCAGCCGACCACGTAGTGGCCAACCTCACCGTTCAGAACCTGGTACAGCTGCTGGGGGATACCGCTCCCCGGGGCTACCGGCGACGGGTCAAGGCGCTCCCTGCGGGCAGCGGCGCGTTTGTCCTGTACCTGGGGGTGGATGCCGCCGCGATTCCTGACCACTGCCCGCCCCACCTGCAATTTCTCTACAGCTACGACGGCCCTATTGCCGAAAACAACACGCTGTTTGTTTCGGTTAGCCGCCCCGGCGACGGGCGTGCGCCTGCGGGCAGGGCAACGATTGTGGCCTCGTCGTTTACGGCCCTTAGCCCCTGGTGGCAGACGGACGACTACGCGGCCATGAAGCAGACCTATACCAGCGACGCTATACAGCGTCTGTCGAGCTACTTCGATCTGCGGGCCGAGCATTTAATTCACGTTGAGGCAGCTACCCCCCGCACCTTTGCCCACTTTACCGCCCGCGACCAGGGCAGCGTCGGGGGATTGGGCATGCGGATTAACACCTTTGGCCCCTTTGGCTTTGCTAACCGGACGCCGGTCTCTGGCCTGTGGCTGGTGGGTGACTGCACCCACCCCGGTGAGGGCACCGCAGGGGTAAGCTATTCGGCACAAACCGTGGTGAACCAGATTTCAGCCCTGTAA
- a CDS encoding glycosyltransferase family 39 protein, protein MAKGWVGVKGLAIAAIAVGLVLRFSHLDRKVYWHDEVYTSLRVAGYLGPAVQEAVSDRPELTATDLLRYQQMPPAPSLADCWEALANHPEHPPLYYLLAHGWGRLFGASIGGYRALAAIFGAIALAAMFWLGRQLFPLNPPVAWLATALMAVSPVQIIYSQEAREYSLWAVGLLLAHGALVRALRLNQPLAWLAYGLALGMSWYGSLMTGLLGLSHLTFMVLTQRQQRPWIGFGLAHGLGLGLFLPWIWTIVQRWERLKTVTAWSNDSQPLGFLAQLWGLHYSATVVDFNLPLHHPFTVVGPALVLGLVAVSLIHVGRHYPRATALFLGCGLLVPPLVLIGGDVLRAGQISINTRYFFPSLLLIPLAIAPLIHGLTIAPQRLRGLGVALLALLLTLGLASGVTNSRALSWWNKSLSYPNLFIANYLNQGSPPVMIFRKSGITLGEALSLSHYLRAETRLWLLPAQELPPAEALQALAPTRLFVFEPTPALLETVPVGWRAVPPSDATEFTAADLVQLIPPANS, encoded by the coding sequence TTGGCAAAGGGCTGGGTAGGGGTAAAGGGACTGGCGATCGCCGCCATTGCCGTGGGTTTGGTGCTGCGCTTTTCTCACCTAGACCGCAAGGTCTACTGGCACGATGAGGTCTACACCAGTCTGCGGGTGGCGGGCTACCTGGGGCCAGCGGTACAGGAGGCGGTCTCAGACCGTCCCGAGTTGACCGCTACCGATCTGCTGCGCTACCAGCAGATGCCGCCTGCCCCCTCCCTGGCCGACTGCTGGGAGGCCCTGGCCAACCACCCCGAACACCCGCCTCTGTACTACCTGCTGGCCCACGGCTGGGGACGGCTGTTTGGGGCCTCTATTGGGGGCTATCGGGCGCTCGCGGCGATCTTCGGGGCGATCGCCCTGGCGGCCATGTTTTGGCTGGGGCGGCAGCTGTTTCCGCTCAACCCGCCCGTAGCCTGGCTGGCCACGGCCCTGATGGCGGTGTCGCCTGTGCAGATCATCTACAGTCAGGAGGCCCGCGAGTACAGCCTGTGGGCGGTGGGGCTGCTGCTGGCCCATGGGGCACTGGTGCGGGCACTGCGGCTCAACCAGCCGCTGGCCTGGTTGGCCTACGGTCTGGCCCTGGGAATGAGCTGGTATGGCTCGCTGATGACCGGGCTGCTGGGGCTGAGCCACTTGACTTTTATGGTTCTCACCCAGCGCCAGCAACGGCCCTGGATCGGGTTTGGGCTGGCCCACGGCCTGGGCCTGGGGCTGTTTCTGCCGTGGATTTGGACGATTGTGCAGCGGTGGGAGCGGCTAAAAACCGTGACCGCCTGGAGCAACGACTCGCAGCCCCTCGGATTTTTAGCGCAGCTGTGGGGGCTGCACTACAGCGCCACCGTGGTTGATTTCAATCTACCGCTGCACCATCCCTTTACGGTGGTGGGCCCGGCCCTGGTGCTGGGCCTGGTTGCCGTCAGCCTGATTCACGTGGGGCGTCACTACCCGCGAGCTACGGCGCTGTTTTTGGGCTGTGGGCTGCTGGTGCCGCCCCTGGTGCTGATCGGCGGCGATGTGCTGCGGGCCGGGCAGATCTCCATCAATACCCGCTACTTTTTCCCTTCGCTGCTGCTGATACCCCTGGCGATCGCTCCTCTAATTCACGGTCTCACCATCGCTCCCCAGCGCCTTCGGGGACTGGGGGTTGCGCTACTGGCTCTGCTGCTCACCCTGGGTCTGGCCTCGGGGGTCACCAACAGTCGTGCCCTCTCCTGGTGGAATAAATCCTTGAGCTACCCCAACCTGTTTATTGCCAACTACCTCAACCAGGGCAGCCCCCCGGTGATGATATTTAGAAAAAGCGGCATCACCCTGGGAGAAGCGCTCTCTCTCAGCCACTACCTCAGAGCGGAGACTCGCCTGTGGCTGCTGCCCGCACAAGAACTGCCCCCAGCTGAGGCCCTGCAAGCTCTGGCCCCGACCCGTCTCTTTGTGTTCGAGCCCACCCCGGCCCTGCTAGAGACCGTACCGGTGGGGTGGCGGGCGGTGCCCCCCAGCGACGCCACCGAGTTCACCGCCGCCGACCTGGTGCAGCTGATTCCTCCCGCTAACTCCTGA
- a CDS encoding LD-carboxypeptidase gives MRRRELLGGLGMATAGAALGKRAVQAQELSTLLPPRLRSGDVVGIVSPAGATFERDRLDLVVDAVTALGFTPRVAPHALARYGYLAGTDTERAADVNAMFADPAVKALLPVRGDWGSARILPYLDYDLIRANPKVVIGFSDISALLLGLYARTGLVTFHGPHGITAWRADQVEPLRQILVEGAALTYRNPLLGADQDRLMRDQGRIHTIAPGRASGPLLGGNLSVVSGIVGSPYMPDTTGAILFLEDVGEPPYSIDRMLTQLKLAGVLDGLAGFVFGQCTACGPGSGYGSLTLADILHDHIRPLGIPAYAGAWIGHVEPIWTLPMGGVVTMDAAEGTLAMETAAVT, from the coding sequence ATGCGGCGGCGAGAGCTATTGGGCGGGCTGGGGATGGCGACGGCGGGGGCGGCCCTGGGGAAACGGGCGGTTCAGGCCCAGGAGCTGTCAACCCTGCTGCCGCCGCGCCTGCGTTCGGGCGATGTGGTGGGCATTGTCAGCCCGGCGGGGGCGACCTTTGAGCGCGATCGCCTCGATCTGGTGGTCGATGCCGTCACCGCCCTGGGCTTTACGCCCCGCGTCGCCCCCCACGCCCTGGCCCGCTACGGCTACCTGGCGGGCACCGACACCGAGCGGGCCGCCGATGTCAACGCCATGTTCGCCGACCCGGCGGTAAAGGCGCTGCTGCCGGTGCGGGGCGACTGGGGCAGCGCCCGTATTTTGCCTTACCTCGACTACGATCTGATTCGCGCCAACCCCAAGGTGGTGATTGGGTTCAGCGACATTTCTGCCCTGCTGCTGGGCCTCTACGCCCGGACGGGGCTGGTCACATTCCACGGCCCCCACGGCATCACCGCCTGGCGGGCCGACCAGGTAGAACCGCTGCGCCAAATTCTGGTGGAGGGGGCGGCGCTCACCTACCGCAACCCGCTGCTGGGGGCCGATCAAGACCGGCTGATGCGCGATCAGGGCCGCATTCACACCATTGCGCCGGGGCGAGCGAGCGGGCCGCTGCTGGGGGGCAATCTGTCGGTGGTGTCGGGCATTGTCGGGTCGCCCTACATGCCCGACACCACCGGGGCGATTTTGTTTTTAGAGGATGTGGGCGAACCGCCCTACAGCATCGATCGCATGCTGACCCAGCTCAAGCTGGCGGGGGTGCTCGACGGGCTGGCGGGGTTTGTGTTTGGCCAGTGCACCGCCTGCGGCCCCGGCTCGGGCTACGGTTCCCTCACCCTTGCAGACATTCTGCACGACCACATTCGGCCCCTGGGCATTCCTGCCTACGCCGGAGCCTGGATTGGCCATGTGGAGCCGATTTGGACGCTGCCTATGGGCGGCGTTGTCACTATGGATGCCGCCGAGGGCACCTTGGCCATGGAGACAGCGGCTGTGACCTAG
- a CDS encoding methyltransferase domain-containing protein — translation MTAQTPSSLSSTAWEERYQAGTPRWDLGHPAPAFKTLLESANAPQPGAAIALGAGRGHDAVFFAQHGFAVTAVDFAPSAIQALEEQAQAQNLPLRSLQQDIFDLLPGYAEQFDYAIEHTCFCAIDPVLRPAYVELVAGLLVPGGELLAVFFTHQRSGGPPFGTTAAEVRQLFEPYFEILTLEPVTNSIPSRQGEEHFGRLRRR, via the coding sequence GTGACCGCACAAACCCCATCCTCCTTGAGTTCGACCGCCTGGGAAGAGCGCTACCAGGCGGGCACCCCCCGATGGGATCTGGGCCATCCCGCCCCAGCGTTTAAGACCTTACTCGAATCTGCCAACGCCCCTCAGCCCGGAGCCGCGATCGCCCTGGGGGCCGGACGCGGCCACGATGCCGTCTTCTTTGCCCAGCACGGCTTTGCCGTCACCGCCGTAGACTTTGCCCCGTCGGCCATTCAGGCGCTGGAGGAACAGGCCCAGGCCCAAAACCTACCGCTGCGATCGCTACAGCAAGATATTTTTGACCTGCTGCCGGGCTACGCTGAGCAGTTTGACTACGCCATCGAACACACCTGCTTCTGCGCGATCGATCCCGTCCTGCGGCCCGCCTACGTAGAGTTGGTGGCCGGGCTGCTGGTGCCCGGCGGCGAACTGCTGGCCGTATTCTTTACCCACCAGCGCTCCGGCGGCCCTCCCTTTGGCACCACTGCCGCTGAAGTGCGCCAGCTATTTGAGCCCTATTTTGAAATATTGACCCTGGAGCCCGTGACAAACTCGATTCCCTCGCGCCAGGGGGAAGAGCACTTTGGGCGACTGCGGCGACGATAG
- a CDS encoding HEAT repeat domain-containing protein: MDLEQISAQLKSEDSKDRMLALASLRDVPAAQAAPLIRQALHDDNLQIRSMAVFALGIKPDEESFDILINLLTSDPDYGIRADAAGALGYLEDPRAFETLVRAFYEDTDWLVRFSAAVSLGNLKDPRAHDVLMQALQSEETVMQQAAIAAVGEIGDIEAVDEILKFAQSEDWLVRQRLAEALGHLPTPKTEPALRYLEKDSQFQVAESARISLTRLHNRKGS; encoded by the coding sequence ATGGATTTAGAGCAGATTTCTGCCCAGCTCAAGAGCGAAGACTCGAAAGACCGCATGCTGGCCCTGGCTTCGCTGCGGGATGTGCCAGCGGCCCAGGCGGCACCGCTGATTCGGCAGGCGCTCCACGACGACAATCTGCAAATTCGCTCAATGGCGGTGTTTGCCCTCGGCATTAAGCCCGATGAGGAGTCCTTCGACATTTTGATCAACCTGCTTACCTCTGACCCCGACTACGGCATTCGCGCCGATGCGGCGGGGGCGCTGGGCTATCTAGAAGATCCGCGGGCGTTTGAGACGCTGGTGCGGGCGTTTTACGAAGACACCGACTGGCTGGTGCGCTTCAGCGCGGCGGTTTCTTTGGGCAACCTCAAAGACCCCCGCGCCCACGATGTGCTGATGCAGGCCTTGCAGAGCGAGGAGACGGTGATGCAGCAGGCGGCGATCGCCGCCGTCGGCGAGATCGGCGACATCGAAGCGGTGGATGAGATTCTCAAGTTTGCTCAGTCTGAAGACTGGTTGGTGCGCCAGCGCCTGGCCGAGGCCCTGGGCCACTTGCCCACGCCCAAGACCGAGCCCGCCCTGCGCTATCTCGAAAAAGACTCGCAGTTTCAGGTGGCTGAGTCGGCGAGAATTTCGCTCACCCGACTGCACAACCGCAAGGGCAGTTAG
- a CDS encoding Uma2 family endonuclease, with the protein MVKADLYQNLPTSDELPCSDDTPVDNEDQNLLPNYLLFLLQLIWGDRHDWYFGVDMGVYHTTGVTPRVPVVPDGFLSLGVPRRRGNKSRKSYVVWEEEGIVPTLALEMVSWSPGGEYDSKFEIYQKLGVLYYIIYNPEYWQRDRHQPFEVYKLIDGQYQLHIGEPYWMPEVGLGLGRAQGLLGGETREVLSWFDQQGDRYPSAEEQAQTALSQAQQAQAEAQQAQAEAQQAQAEAQRERQARLDSVAQLHQMGLSVEQIAIALNLPSSVVQDQLN; encoded by the coding sequence ATGGTTAAAGCCGACCTCTACCAAAACCTACCCACCAGCGACGAGCTGCCCTGCTCCGACGATACGCCCGTGGATAACGAAGACCAAAATCTGTTGCCCAACTACCTGCTGTTTTTGCTTCAGCTGATCTGGGGCGATCGCCACGACTGGTATTTTGGCGTCGATATGGGGGTCTACCACACCACCGGGGTTACCCCTCGCGTACCCGTGGTGCCCGATGGCTTTTTGAGTTTGGGGGTGCCTCGCCGCCGAGGCAACAAATCGCGCAAAAGCTATGTCGTGTGGGAAGAAGAGGGCATCGTACCCACCCTGGCGCTCGAAATGGTCTCCTGGAGCCCTGGCGGTGAGTACGACAGCAAGTTTGAGATCTATCAAAAGCTCGGCGTACTTTACTACATCATCTACAACCCCGAGTACTGGCAGCGCGATCGCCACCAGCCCTTCGAGGTGTACAAACTAATCGACGGCCAGTACCAGTTGCACATTGGCGAACCCTACTGGATGCCGGAGGTGGGGCTGGGGCTGGGCCGAGCCCAGGGGCTGCTGGGTGGGGAAACCCGAGAAGTGCTCTCCTGGTTTGACCAGCAGGGCGATCGCTACCCCTCTGCCGAAGAACAAGCCCAGACCGCCTTAAGCCAGGCGCAGCAGGCCCAGGCCGAAGCCCAGCAGGCTCAAGCAGAAGCCCAGCAGGCTCAAGCAGAAGCCCAGCGAGAACGGCAGGCCCGGTTAGATTCCGTTGCCCAGCTCCACCAGATGGGGCTATCGGTCGAGCAAATTGCGATCGCACTGAATTTGCCGTCAAGCGTCGTTCAAGATCAGCTGAATTAG